The Methanosarcina acetivorans C2A genome includes the window GGATGGGTGTGGGCGGAATTCCCATGCTTGAAACTCCACCTGTGGATGCTGTTACAAGGGCCAGCAAGGCAATGGTCGAAGTTGCCGGTGTCGACGGCATATAGATCGGGGTCGGCGACCCTCTGGGTATGCCGATTTCCCACATAATGGCTTCAGGTATGACCGGGATCAGAGCAGCAGGCGACCTTGTTGCAAGGATGCAGTTCTCAAAGAACATGCGCATCGGAGAGGCAAAAGAGTACGTGGCAAAGAAACTCAATGTGGACGTAATGGACCTCGCAGACGAGCACGTTATGCGCGAACTCCGTGAAGAGCTCGATATCGGAGTGATCACCTCAGTCCCGGGTGCTGCAAAAGGCATTGCTGCGAAAATGAATATCGAGAAGCTGCTTGACATCAAGATAAACTCCTGCAATCTCTTCAGAAAACAGATCCAGTAAAAAAAGATCTGAAAAACGGATCAGGTAAGAACAGACCTTTGAAGGAATCTCAGGCATGAGCCTGCGTTCCTTCTATTTTTTGTGCAGCAGGGAGCACTCTCCTGTCCTGAAAACGAGCTAAAAACAGATAGCTAAAAACAGATAGCTAAAAACAGATAGCTAAAAACAGATAGCTAAAAACAGATAGCTAAAAACAGATAGCTAAAAACAGATAGCTAAAAACAGATAGCTAAAAACAGATAGCTAAAAACAGATAGCTAAAAACAGATAGCTAAAAACAGATAGCTAAAAACAGATAGCTAAAAACAGATAGCTAAAAACAGATAGCTAAAAACAGATAGCTAAAAACAGATAGCTAAAAACAGATAGCTAAAAACAGAAAGCTCGAAAAAGCCGATTTCACAGGTGCAGGTCAGAAAAGTAATCCTCTGATGGATGACGACAGTATCTTCCTGATGCTTTTATTTTTTAAATCTTTTTGGAGCTCTTCTTGAATCTCTTTCTCTGGTGTCTTTTGGATCTCAGGCTAACTACTCCTCCTCGTTTCCTTCATAAGTGAGAAAGGGGCTTCCTGATTCATATCTTTCTCTTTCCGTAAAAGGTCTCTGTGTTTATCTCCGGGTTCTGCAGGTACCAGATCATAATCTGGCTTTAATCTTTAAGTTCAAACCTTTGCCTAAATAGTAACGCTTATGTCTATATAATTTAAACTCCTTTTAACACGAAATAAACTTACATCTTGAGGTATTCTGGTGAAAAAAATACTTTTTACGGTATTGATGGTCGGTTTATTGGTGATCAGTGTTGCCGGCTGTGCGGATACAGATGATACGACACCCAGCACTGCTGATGAAGCAATCTCCCCTACAATTTCTGCAAACTCATCAACAGATGAAACTACTGCCAGCCCGGATAATATGACTGCAGACCGAGCAAAGGAAATCGCTCTTTCTCATGCCGGACTTGCAGAAGCTAATGTCACTTTTGTTACAGCAAAACTTGACACAGAAGATGGCAAGCAGGAGTATGAAATCGAGTTTTATAGCGGTAATACCGAGTATGATTATGATATTGATGCTTCTACGGGAGAAATTTTGAGTTATGACTATGATGCTGAAAACTATTCGGCGTCCGGCAGTACACAGTCAGGTGATAACAGTACGTATATCGGTGAAGAAAAGGCAAAATCCATAGCACTTGAAAAAGTTTCAGGAGCAACGGAATCTGACATCCGGCTTTATCTGGACTATGAAGATGGAATGGCAGTATATGAAGGATCTATTGTTTTTGACAGTATGGAGTATGAATTTGAAATTGATGCAACTACTGGAACAATTGTGGATTGGAATGTCGAATCTGTTTTTGATGATTGATACGGGCGGAAAATGAAACAAAAGCTTTACCATTCTTGATTCAGAGTCAAAATAAGTCAGCATAATTTTTGTTGGTTTCAGCAGAGTCATCTTTATAAAACTTTTCTGAAACCCGGGTTTTAGAAACCGCCATTTCTACGGATTTTCATAGTTTAAACCTTTTTATTTTTTTGCAGTCATTTTTCTTCTTTTTTCCCAATTTGCAGTTTTTCCTTCGGGTCTGAAAGGTTTTAATTTTGGAGGTCCGTTTAAGTTGTTTTCACTCTTGTTGTTCTGTATATTTTGTTTTTTTAAATATGTACTCTACTTAATGCGATAAATTTATATATTTATACATACTTTTATTTATTGGGAAATCAAATTTACTTGATTTTCCTCTTAAAGCGCCATTTTAAGTCTCCGTAATTCTACAGACTCCTTAATCAATTTGCCTTTGAACCTCCATTTTTTTTTCATTTTTTTCTGCCTCTTAGTTGATGCTCTCTTTCTTCTCTCGTTCACTTTTGCTCCTCTTTTTCTATCCTGTGCTCTGATATGGAACGAAATCAGGTAACTTCAGGTTTTTTCATTTCCAGCCCAAAGTTTATCAGTTGAAACGATAATTATGCAGGAGACCCAAACCTGTAGATTAATGCATGAACAGGGCCTCATTTCTTGTTTCCATACCTGATTCTACGGTTTATCTGATTATTCTGGTGAGAACTATGGCTGACACAATTCACTGGGCAGACGTCATAGCCGAAGACGTGTTAAATAAGAGTGGCAAGCACCTTGTTGCCACAGGAATCACTCCCTCCGGGCATATCCATATAGGCAATATGAGGGAGGTCGTGACTGCAGATGCTGCTTACAGGGCTCTCCTTGACATGGGGGCAGACGCCCGTTTAATCTATATTGCTGACAACTACGACCCTCTGCGCAAGGTTTACCCTTTCCTGCCTGAAAGTTATGCCGAACATGTGGGAAAACCAATTTCCGAGGTGCCCTGCCCATGCGGGGACTGTGCAAACTATGCCGAACATTTCCTGAAACCTTTCATTGAAGCCTTAAGGCGCCTGGGCATCAACCCCGAGGTCTTAAGGGCAGACGAAATGTACAGGGCAGGACTGTATACCGAAGCGATAAAGACTGCCCTAGCAAAAAGGGATGAAATTGCAAAGATCCTTGAAGAGGTCTCGGGCAAAACAGTTGCAGAAGATTGGAGCCCTTTCAACCCCCGCTGTAACGAGTGCGGGAAAATCACGACTACTAAGGTTGCGGGTTTTGACCTCGAAGCCGAAACCGTGGATTACGTCTGTGCCTGCGGGCACTCGGGAACGGTGCCAATGGCAGGGGGAGGTAAACTCACCTGGAGAGTGGACTGGCCTGCCCGCTGGGCTGTACTTGGGGTGACTGTGGAACCTTTCGGAAAAGACCACGCCTCAAAGGGCGGCTCCTATGACACCGGCAAGCGAATAGTAAGGGAAATCTACGGGCATGAGCCTCCCTTCCCTATCGTCTACGAGTGGATAATGCTCGGAAAGCGGGGAGCAATGTCATCTTCTACGGGAGTTGTTGTCTCGATTTCGGACATGCTTGAGGTCGTGCCTCCGGAAGTCCTGCGCTACCTGATCATCCGTACAAAACCTGAAAAACATATCCAGTTCGACCCAGGGCAGCCTCTCCTTAACCTGGTGGACGAATACGAGCGGCTCAGGGACAAATTCCGGGAAAATGATCCCTCCCTCGGGGACTTTGAAAAGAGGATTTATGAGCTTTCCAGGGCAACCGGGATCTGCCATCCTGAAATTCCTTTCAAGCAGATGGTTACGATCTACCAGGTTGCCAGGGGAGACTTCGAGCAGGTGCTGAAGATCGTAAAGCGTTCGGGCTTTTCAACTGAGAATGAAAAATGCATCAGGGAACTTGCAGATAACGTCTCCAGATGGCTTGAACTCTATGCGCCTCCGTTTGCGAAATTTAGCGTAAAAGAAAAGGTGCCCGTGCAGACAGCAACCCTTTCGGAACTCCAGAAAGCCTTTCTCGGAGCTTTTGCCGATCTTATAGAGACGAAAGGAAAAATCAGCGGAGAAGAATACCATATGCTGGTCTATTCCGCAAAAGACGAAGGTTCCGAATTGAACAGGCTGATTGCACAAAAGGTAAACGTACCTGTCCCGCAGGTGGATCCAAAAGACCTTTTCAAAGCGATTTATACCTCAATTCTCGGGCAGAGCTCAGGCCCGAAAGCTGGTTGGTTCCTGTCTTCCTTTGAGAAGGGCTTCCTGATAACCCGGTTCAGGGAAGCTTCAACATACAACCCTGAAAAAAGCAGCTGAATAAAAACGATGAATATGGAAACGGATAACTAACTGGATATGAAGGACTTCTACATCCCAGCCTCAGAGATTCCAGGCACGGTAGAAATAAAGGATCTGACCGCCGCACCAGAGGATCCGGTCGCATCAAATAATCTGGTCGCATCAAAGGATCTGGACATACCGG containing:
- the lysS gene encoding lysine--tRNA ligase — encoded protein: MADTIHWADVIAEDVLNKSGKHLVATGITPSGHIHIGNMREVVTADAAYRALLDMGADARLIYIADNYDPLRKVYPFLPESYAEHVGKPISEVPCPCGDCANYAEHFLKPFIEALRRLGINPEVLRADEMYRAGLYTEAIKTALAKRDEIAKILEEVSGKTVAEDWSPFNPRCNECGKITTTKVAGFDLEAETVDYVCACGHSGTVPMAGGGKLTWRVDWPARWAVLGVTVEPFGKDHASKGGSYDTGKRIVREIYGHEPPFPIVYEWIMLGKRGAMSSSTGVVVSISDMLEVVPPEVLRYLIIRTKPEKHIQFDPGQPLLNLVDEYERLRDKFRENDPSLGDFEKRIYELSRATGICHPEIPFKQMVTIYQVARGDFEQVLKIVKRSGFSTENEKCIRELADNVSRWLELYAPPFAKFSVKEKVPVQTATLSELQKAFLGAFADLIETKGKISGEEYHMLVYSAKDEGSELNRLIAQKVNVPVPQVDPKDLFKAIYTSILGQSSGPKAGWFLSSFEKGFLITRFREASTYNPEKSS
- a CDS encoding PepSY domain-containing protein translates to MKKILFTVLMVGLLVISVAGCADTDDTTPSTADEAISPTISANSSTDETTASPDNMTADRAKEIALSHAGLAEANVTFVTAKLDTEDGKQEYEIEFYSGNTEYDYDIDASTGEILSYDYDAENYSASGSTQSGDNSTYIGEEKAKSIALEKVSGATESDIRLYLDYEDGMAVYEGSIVFDSMEYEFEIDATTGTIVDWNVESVFDD